Proteins from one Catenuloplanes atrovinosus genomic window:
- a CDS encoding bifunctional glycosyltransferase family 2/GtrA family protein has product MGAVILIPAYEPDGKLTDLLVGLAGYDVVVVDDGSGPGYATVFAAARALGADVVTHDRNRGKGAALKTGFAHIRTYRPGCDVVCADSDGQHRPGDIEAVAARLAAGDADLVLGARRFTGRVPARSRVGNACTRAVFRLATGRGLADTQTGLRGYAARHLPRLCAVAGARFEYEQRLLLRAVRDRWTIAEVPIATVYLAGNASSHFRPLRDSARVYGPLLAYGASSLLAFVLDATLFLGLATLTGGVAVPAVIARLVSAVLNFTLNRRCVFGTAAPLGRAARDYALLAGAILVANVTLLTVLAPATGSTLIAKLITEALLVTAGYLMQRHVVFAGRGPVAPAGPSPAPGAPAAPGHTAPAAGASPTDLDDAPSGRWPAAPRARP; this is encoded by the coding sequence ATGGGCGCGGTCATCCTGATTCCCGCCTACGAGCCGGACGGGAAGCTCACCGATCTGCTCGTCGGGCTCGCCGGGTACGACGTGGTCGTGGTCGACGACGGCAGCGGACCCGGCTACGCCACCGTGTTCGCCGCGGCCCGCGCGCTCGGTGCCGACGTGGTCACGCACGACCGCAACCGGGGCAAGGGTGCGGCGCTGAAGACCGGATTCGCGCACATCCGTACGTACCGTCCGGGGTGTGATGTGGTCTGCGCGGACAGCGACGGCCAGCATCGGCCGGGCGACATCGAGGCCGTCGCCGCACGGCTGGCGGCCGGCGACGCCGATCTGGTGCTCGGAGCCCGCCGGTTCACCGGCCGGGTCCCGGCGCGCAGCCGCGTCGGCAACGCCTGCACCCGCGCGGTGTTCCGGCTGGCCACCGGCCGCGGACTGGCGGACACCCAGACCGGCTTGCGTGGGTACGCGGCCCGCCACCTGCCCCGGCTGTGCGCGGTGGCCGGCGCGCGGTTCGAGTACGAGCAGCGGCTGCTGCTGCGGGCGGTCCGCGACCGCTGGACGATCGCCGAGGTCCCGATCGCGACCGTCTACCTGGCCGGCAACGCCTCGTCGCACTTCCGGCCGCTGCGCGACTCCGCCCGGGTGTACGGGCCGCTGCTCGCCTACGGCGCGTCGTCGCTGCTGGCGTTCGTGCTGGACGCCACGCTGTTCCTGGGACTCGCCACGCTCACCGGCGGCGTGGCGGTCCCGGCGGTCATCGCGCGGCTGGTCAGCGCGGTCCTCAACTTCACGCTGAACCGCCGCTGCGTGTTCGGTACCGCCGCCCCGCTCGGTCGGGCCGCACGCGACTACGCACTGCTGGCGGGCGCGATCCTGGTGGCCAACGTGACCCTTCTGACGGTGCTGGCCCCGGCCACCGGCTCCACGCTCATCGCCAAGCTCATCACCGAGGCGCTGCTGGTGACCGCCGGTTACCTGATGCAACGGCACGTCGTCTTCGCCGGTCGCGGTCCCGTCGCGCCGGCCGGGCCGTCGCCCGCGCCCGGCGCGCCGGCGGCGCCGGGGCACACCGCGCCCGCGGCGGGCGCATCGCCGACGGACTTGGACGACGCACCGTCCGGCCGGTGGCCGGCCGCGCCCCGGGCACGCCCGTGA